The Amblyomma americanum isolate KBUSLIRL-KWMA chromosome 5, ASM5285725v1, whole genome shotgun sequence genome window below encodes:
- the LOC144133409 gene encoding uncharacterized protein LOC144133409 isoform X1, translated as MYKIYVKVTLVCFPALIVFTYGDFPECDYTHKCRKHDRHAICADGVCVCVNGTHREFASKVIKCNPGRQLNDSCHSSFECAKADDLSRCEAGICRCKPGNHEVSTPLGPKCFPGTTAKPQCDADRPCSSHGFICTPWGICDCRLPGYKAELLFSRWQCIQDPFLFEDRGAVTFLKVSPVPLLVVVIIVAYFGYQRKAKLPPPHRTVREVNRLQQRRIVPLWRGVTFHPTTIATQAAQPQLSSSSTAARTVPSVPQPRPPSIRIVVPQQQQPPGGDLSPPPPYQTAPDEEAPPSYDEAMRAAPSAVAEHVIPLLSDESPTSRRGKS; from the exons ATGTACAAAATATACGTTAAGGTAACACTCGTGTGTTTTCCAGCGTTGATTGTGTTCACCTACG GTGATTTTCCCGAATGCGACTACACCCACAAGTGCAGGAAACACGACAGGCATGCCATATGCGCCGACGGAGTGTGCGTGTGCGTCAACGGAACGCACAGAGAGTTCgctagcaaagttatcaagtgcAACCCGG GACGTCAGCTGAATGACTCCTGCCATTCTTCATTTGAGTGTGCCAAAGCGGACGACCTGTCTCGCTGCGAAGCCGGGATCTGCCGTTGCAAGCCGGGAAACCATGAAGTCTCGACTCCGTTGGGTCCCAAGTGTTTTCCAG GCACCACAGCTAAGCCGCAGTGCGACGCCGACCGTCCGTGCTCATCTCATGGATTCATCTGCACGCCGTGGGGCATCTGCGACTGCCGTCTTCCCGGCTACAAGGCTGAGCTGCTTTTTTCCCGCTGGCAGTGCATCCAGG ATCCTTTTCTCTTTGAGGACCGTGGTGCAGTCACTTTCCTCAAGGTTTCGCCCGTGCCATTACTCGTGGTCGTCATCATCGTTGCATACTTCGGATATCA gcGCAAGGCCAAGTTGCCACCACCCCATCGTACTGTGCGTGAGGTGAATCGGCTGCAGCAGCGGCGCATTGTGCCTCTGTGGCGCGGAGTCACCTTCCACccaaccaccatcgccacccaAG CAGCACAGCCGCAGTTGTCCTCTTCTTCCACGGCTGCCCGCACCGTGCCCAGTGTGCCTCAGCCGCGGCCGCCGTCGATTCGCATTGTTGTCCCGCAACAGCAACAGCCCCCTGGTGGTGACTTGTCACCGCCGCCGCCTTATCAGACAGCGCCAGATGAG GAAGCTCCTCCAAGCTATGATGAGGCCATGCGCGCCGCACCTTCCGCCGTTGCGGAGCACGTGATCCCACTTCTGTCGGACGAGTCACCAACCTCGCGACGGGGGAAGTCGTGA
- the LOC144133409 gene encoding uncharacterized protein LOC144133409 isoform X2 produces the protein MYKIYVKVTLVCFPALIVFTYGDFPECDYTHKCRKHDRHAICADGVCVCVNGTHREFASKVIKCNPGRQLNDSCHSSFECAKADDLSRCEAGICRCKPGNHEVSTPLGPKCFPGTTAKPQCDADRPCSSHGFICTPWGICDCRLPGYKAELLFSRWQCIQDPFLFEDRGAVTFLKVSPVPLLVVVIIVAYFGYQRKAKLPPPHRTVREVNRLQQRRIVPLWRGVTFHPTTIATQAQPQLSSSSTAARTVPSVPQPRPPSIRIVVPQQQQPPGGDLSPPPPYQTAPDEEAPPSYDEAMRAAPSAVAEHVIPLLSDESPTSRRGKS, from the exons ATGTACAAAATATACGTTAAGGTAACACTCGTGTGTTTTCCAGCGTTGATTGTGTTCACCTACG GTGATTTTCCCGAATGCGACTACACCCACAAGTGCAGGAAACACGACAGGCATGCCATATGCGCCGACGGAGTGTGCGTGTGCGTCAACGGAACGCACAGAGAGTTCgctagcaaagttatcaagtgcAACCCGG GACGTCAGCTGAATGACTCCTGCCATTCTTCATTTGAGTGTGCCAAAGCGGACGACCTGTCTCGCTGCGAAGCCGGGATCTGCCGTTGCAAGCCGGGAAACCATGAAGTCTCGACTCCGTTGGGTCCCAAGTGTTTTCCAG GCACCACAGCTAAGCCGCAGTGCGACGCCGACCGTCCGTGCTCATCTCATGGATTCATCTGCACGCCGTGGGGCATCTGCGACTGCCGTCTTCCCGGCTACAAGGCTGAGCTGCTTTTTTCCCGCTGGCAGTGCATCCAGG ATCCTTTTCTCTTTGAGGACCGTGGTGCAGTCACTTTCCTCAAGGTTTCGCCCGTGCCATTACTCGTGGTCGTCATCATCGTTGCATACTTCGGATATCA gcGCAAGGCCAAGTTGCCACCACCCCATCGTACTGTGCGTGAGGTGAATCGGCTGCAGCAGCGGCGCATTGTGCCTCTGTGGCGCGGAGTCACCTTCCACccaaccaccatcgccacccaAG CACAGCCGCAGTTGTCCTCTTCTTCCACGGCTGCCCGCACCGTGCCCAGTGTGCCTCAGCCGCGGCCGCCGTCGATTCGCATTGTTGTCCCGCAACAGCAACAGCCCCCTGGTGGTGACTTGTCACCGCCGCCGCCTTATCAGACAGCGCCAGATGAG GAAGCTCCTCCAAGCTATGATGAGGCCATGCGCGCCGCACCTTCCGCCGTTGCGGAGCACGTGATCCCACTTCTGTCGGACGAGTCACCAACCTCGCGACGGGGGAAGTCGTGA
- the LOC144133409 gene encoding uncharacterized protein LOC144133409 isoform X3 yields MYKIYVKVTLVCFPALIVFTYGRQLNDSCHSSFECAKADDLSRCEAGICRCKPGNHEVSTPLGPKCFPGTTAKPQCDADRPCSSHGFICTPWGICDCRLPGYKAELLFSRWQCIQDPFLFEDRGAVTFLKVSPVPLLVVVIIVAYFGYQRKAKLPPPHRTVREVNRLQQRRIVPLWRGVTFHPTTIATQAAQPQLSSSSTAARTVPSVPQPRPPSIRIVVPQQQQPPGGDLSPPPPYQTAPDEEAPPSYDEAMRAAPSAVAEHVIPLLSDESPTSRRGKS; encoded by the exons ATGTACAAAATATACGTTAAGGTAACACTCGTGTGTTTTCCAGCGTTGATTGTGTTCACCTACG GACGTCAGCTGAATGACTCCTGCCATTCTTCATTTGAGTGTGCCAAAGCGGACGACCTGTCTCGCTGCGAAGCCGGGATCTGCCGTTGCAAGCCGGGAAACCATGAAGTCTCGACTCCGTTGGGTCCCAAGTGTTTTCCAG GCACCACAGCTAAGCCGCAGTGCGACGCCGACCGTCCGTGCTCATCTCATGGATTCATCTGCACGCCGTGGGGCATCTGCGACTGCCGTCTTCCCGGCTACAAGGCTGAGCTGCTTTTTTCCCGCTGGCAGTGCATCCAGG ATCCTTTTCTCTTTGAGGACCGTGGTGCAGTCACTTTCCTCAAGGTTTCGCCCGTGCCATTACTCGTGGTCGTCATCATCGTTGCATACTTCGGATATCA gcGCAAGGCCAAGTTGCCACCACCCCATCGTACTGTGCGTGAGGTGAATCGGCTGCAGCAGCGGCGCATTGTGCCTCTGTGGCGCGGAGTCACCTTCCACccaaccaccatcgccacccaAG CAGCACAGCCGCAGTTGTCCTCTTCTTCCACGGCTGCCCGCACCGTGCCCAGTGTGCCTCAGCCGCGGCCGCCGTCGATTCGCATTGTTGTCCCGCAACAGCAACAGCCCCCTGGTGGTGACTTGTCACCGCCGCCGCCTTATCAGACAGCGCCAGATGAG GAAGCTCCTCCAAGCTATGATGAGGCCATGCGCGCCGCACCTTCCGCCGTTGCGGAGCACGTGATCCCACTTCTGTCGGACGAGTCACCAACCTCGCGACGGGGGAAGTCGTGA
- the LOC144133409 gene encoding uncharacterized protein LOC144133409 isoform X4: MYKIYVKVTLVCFPALIVFTYGRQLNDSCHSSFECAKADDLSRCEAGICRCKPGNHEVSTPLGPKCFPGTTAKPQCDADRPCSSHGFICTPWGICDCRLPGYKAELLFSRWQCIQDPFLFEDRGAVTFLKVSPVPLLVVVIIVAYFGYQRKAKLPPPHRTVREVNRLQQRRIVPLWRGVTFHPTTIATQAQPQLSSSSTAARTVPSVPQPRPPSIRIVVPQQQQPPGGDLSPPPPYQTAPDEEAPPSYDEAMRAAPSAVAEHVIPLLSDESPTSRRGKS, encoded by the exons ATGTACAAAATATACGTTAAGGTAACACTCGTGTGTTTTCCAGCGTTGATTGTGTTCACCTACG GACGTCAGCTGAATGACTCCTGCCATTCTTCATTTGAGTGTGCCAAAGCGGACGACCTGTCTCGCTGCGAAGCCGGGATCTGCCGTTGCAAGCCGGGAAACCATGAAGTCTCGACTCCGTTGGGTCCCAAGTGTTTTCCAG GCACCACAGCTAAGCCGCAGTGCGACGCCGACCGTCCGTGCTCATCTCATGGATTCATCTGCACGCCGTGGGGCATCTGCGACTGCCGTCTTCCCGGCTACAAGGCTGAGCTGCTTTTTTCCCGCTGGCAGTGCATCCAGG ATCCTTTTCTCTTTGAGGACCGTGGTGCAGTCACTTTCCTCAAGGTTTCGCCCGTGCCATTACTCGTGGTCGTCATCATCGTTGCATACTTCGGATATCA gcGCAAGGCCAAGTTGCCACCACCCCATCGTACTGTGCGTGAGGTGAATCGGCTGCAGCAGCGGCGCATTGTGCCTCTGTGGCGCGGAGTCACCTTCCACccaaccaccatcgccacccaAG CACAGCCGCAGTTGTCCTCTTCTTCCACGGCTGCCCGCACCGTGCCCAGTGTGCCTCAGCCGCGGCCGCCGTCGATTCGCATTGTTGTCCCGCAACAGCAACAGCCCCCTGGTGGTGACTTGTCACCGCCGCCGCCTTATCAGACAGCGCCAGATGAG GAAGCTCCTCCAAGCTATGATGAGGCCATGCGCGCCGCACCTTCCGCCGTTGCGGAGCACGTGATCCCACTTCTGTCGGACGAGTCACCAACCTCGCGACGGGGGAAGTCGTGA